GCTCCTTCATCCTTCAATCTCCAACGGTTAAACTCCCAAGCTTTAGAGCGGCGATGGAGGCTAGGCAGAGACTGCTTCCTCTCCTTCTCTCCGAGTTGCGTGGAGAATCGAATCGGACTCGGAGTCAGATCAACCAAATCGGAGATGGCGCCGTTTACGGCGGCGGAGGAAGAAACTCTACCGGAGGGACTCCAGCCTGAGCTGATGCCGAAGCACGTGGCGGTTATAATGGACGGAAACGGGAGATGGGCGAAGATTCAAGGTCTTCAACCTTGGGATGGTCACAGAGCCGGCGTTGAAGCGTTGAGAGAGATCGTTGAGCTTTGCGGCAAATGGGGGATTCAAGTCTTAACAGTTTTCGCCTTCTCTACCGATAACTGGATTAGACCTAAGGTATTGACCTAACTTGAATCTGCCCTAgatttctagtttttttttttttttgctctgtcTGTGAGACCTAATTGGTATCTAACATATGCAGATCGAGATTGATTTCCTGTTGAGTTTGTTCGAGAGGACGCTCAAATCAGAGCTTGAGACTTTAGCCAAGTACCGTATCAAAAAATCCATCaagaattgtttttattttgtgatgCCGTGTGTCACAAGTCTGCTATAATCTGCTTGACTGTAGGAATAATGTTCGGATCTCTATAATTGGAGACTCATCTAAACTTCCGAAATCTCTTTTAGAAGTTATAAACGAAGTTGAGGAAGTCACAAAGAACAACACGAGGCTTCAGCTAATCGTAGCCGTTGGTTACAGCGGGAAGTACGATGTTCTACAAGCGTGTAGAGGTATTGCGCAGAGAGTGAAAGACGGTGAGATCGATGTTGAGGAGATAGACGAGGGACTGATCGAGCAAGAGCTTGAGACGAACGTTACTGAGTTTCCTTACCCGGATCTGCTGATACGAACGAGTGGTGAGCTAAGAGTGAGTAACTTCTTGTTGTGGCAGTTGGCTTACACTGAGCTCTTCTTTGCTCAAGAGCTCTGGCCTGATTTTGGGAGGAACGGTTTTGTTGAAGCATTGATGTCGTTTCAGCAGAGACAGCGACGCTTCGGTGGTCGTAAATCttgagtttctttttctttccaaC
This genomic stretch from Brassica napus cultivar Da-Ae chromosome C9, Da-Ae, whole genome shotgun sequence harbors:
- the LOC106440564 gene encoding dehydrodolichyl diphosphate synthase 2 encodes the protein MSTIIIAFNNTDIAFNISPEPSMEAVPSSQLYYTVCLLSLHNHHNFLINQFHKRMISLRVPAPSSFNLQRLNSQALERRWRLGRDCFLSFSPSCVENRIGLGVRSTKSEMAPFTAAEEETLPEGLQPELMPKHVAVIMDGNGRWAKIQGLQPWDGHRAGVEALREIVELCGKWGIQVLTVFAFSTDNWIRPKIEIDFLLSLFERTLKSELETLAKNNVRISIIGDSSKLPKSLLEVINEVEEVTKNNTRLQLIVAVGYSGKYDVLQACRGIAQRVKDGEIDVEEIDEGLIEQELETNVTEFPYPDLLIRTSGELRVSNFLLWQLAYTELFFAQELWPDFGRNGFVEALMSFQQRQRRFGGRKS